The window CCTCTCCTTAAAAATTATTTATTCAACAACAGCTAATATTTCGTTTAACTTCAATATAGTTACTTCTTCTTCATCCACTTTAATTTCTGTACCTGCATATTGAGAAAAAATAACCTTATCTCCAACTTTTATTTGTTTACTTTTCTTGTCGTCATTTTCAA is drawn from Tissierellales bacterium and contains these coding sequences:
- a CDS encoding co-chaperone GroES, which codes for MNIKPLGDRVVIKKVEAEEKTKSGIVLPSSAKEQPNLAEVLAIGEDIENDDKKSKQIKVGDKVIFSQYAGTEIKVDEEEVTILKLNEILAVVE